In one window of Candidatus Avedoeria danica DNA:
- the lepA gene encoding elongation factor 4, with protein MIDPKRIRNFCIIAHIDHGKSTLADRLLEATATIEGRRMVAQALDSMDLERERGVTIKASAVRMRHSIDGGEPYVLHLIDTPGHVDFAYEVSRALAACEGALLIVDATQGIEAQTLANLYLALDNNLEIIPVVNKIDLPAADPEAVSAQVAALLGCKIEDVLCVSAKEGTNIAAVLEAIVRRIPPPSGDPAAPLRALVFDSHYDTYKGVIAYVRVVDGAIGGRQQLKMLATGLQHEPIEIGTFAPDMRPVQSLGVGEVGYVATGLKSLRDVQVGDTLTTALNPATEALPGYSAAKPMVFAGLYPTETEDYEALRDALDKLRLNDAALVIEPESSVALGPGFRCGYLGLFHMEIVQERLEREYDLDLLQTAPSVIYRVMLNSGDIIEVDNPAALPEATQIDEIEEPWMRLTIWAPSTYIGPIIDLVTERRGLFDSMEYPSEGRVMMHFQIPLGELITEFYDQLKSRTRGYASMDYQFDVYRTGDLVKLDVLLNEKAVDALSLIIHRDKAYGIGEALTRRLKDVIPRQMFKVPIQAAIGTRIIARQTVQALRKDVLAKCYGGDITRKRKLLEKQKAGKKRMKRLGNVDIPQDAFLAVLKLGQQDNS; from the coding sequence ATGATCGACCCCAAGCGCATCCGCAACTTCTGCATCATTGCGCACATCGACCACGGCAAGAGCACGCTGGCCGATCGGCTGCTCGAAGCGACGGCCACGATCGAGGGCCGCCGGATGGTGGCGCAGGCGCTCGACTCCATGGACCTCGAGCGCGAGCGGGGCGTGACGATCAAGGCCAGCGCCGTCCGGATGCGCCACAGCATCGACGGCGGCGAACCGTACGTGCTCCACCTGATCGATACGCCGGGCCACGTCGACTTCGCGTACGAGGTCAGCCGCGCCTTGGCGGCCTGTGAGGGCGCACTGCTCATCGTCGATGCCACGCAAGGGATCGAGGCCCAGACGCTGGCCAACCTCTACCTGGCGCTCGACAACAACCTCGAGATCATCCCGGTCGTCAACAAGATCGACCTCCCGGCCGCCGATCCGGAAGCGGTGAGCGCGCAGGTGGCGGCGCTGCTCGGCTGCAAGATCGAGGACGTCCTGTGCGTCTCGGCCAAGGAAGGGACGAACATCGCCGCCGTCCTCGAGGCGATCGTCCGCCGGATCCCGCCCCCGAGCGGCGACCCGGCCGCGCCGCTCAGGGCGCTCGTCTTCGACAGCCACTACGACACCTACAAGGGCGTGATCGCCTACGTGCGCGTCGTCGATGGCGCGATCGGCGGCCGGCAGCAGCTGAAGATGCTCGCGACCGGGCTGCAGCACGAGCCGATCGAAATCGGGACGTTCGCGCCCGATATGCGGCCCGTCCAATCCCTCGGGGTCGGCGAGGTCGGCTACGTGGCGACCGGGCTGAAGTCGCTGCGCGACGTCCAGGTCGGGGACACGCTCACCACGGCGTTGAATCCGGCCACCGAAGCGCTGCCCGGCTACAGCGCCGCCAAGCCGATGGTCTTCGCCGGTCTCTACCCGACCGAAACCGAGGACTACGAGGCGCTCAGGGATGCGCTCGACAAGCTTCGCCTGAACGACGCCGCGCTCGTCATCGAGCCGGAGAGCTCGGTCGCGCTCGGCCCCGGATTCCGGTGCGGCTATCTCGGCCTCTTCCACATGGAGATCGTGCAGGAGCGCCTCGAACGCGAGTACGACCTCGATCTGCTCCAGACCGCGCCGTCCGTCATCTATCGCGTGATGCTCAACAGCGGCGACATCATCGAGGTGGACAACCCGGCGGCGCTGCCCGAGGCCACGCAGATCGACGAGATCGAGGAGCCGTGGATGCGGCTGACGATCTGGGCGCCGAGCACGTACATCGGCCCGATCATCGACCTCGTGACGGAGCGGCGCGGCCTGTTCGACTCGATGGAGTACCCGAGCGAGGGCCGCGTCATGATGCACTTCCAAATCCCGCTCGGTGAGCTGATCACCGAGTTCTACGACCAGCTGAAGAGCCGAACGCGCGGCTACGCCTCGATGGACTACCAATTCGATGTTTATCGGACCGGCGACCTCGTCAAGCTCGACGTCCTGCTCAATGAGAAGGCCGTCGATGCGCTGTCGTTGATCATCCACCGCGACAAGGCGTACGGCATCGGCGAAGCGCTCACGCGCCGGCTCAAGGACGTCATCCCCCGCCAGATGTTCAAGGTGCCGATCCAGGCCGCGATCGGCACACGGATCATCGCCCGCCAGACGGTTCAGGCGTTGCGCAAGGACGTCTTGGCGAAGTGCTATGGTGGCGACATCACGCGCAAGCGCAAGCTGCTCGAGAAGCAGAAGGCCGGCAAGAAGCGCATGAAGCGCCTCGGCAATGTCGACATCCCGCAGGATGCCTTCCTGGCCGTGCTCAAGCTCGGCCAGCAGGACAACAGCTGA
- a CDS encoding MBL fold metallo-hydrolase, with product MLVDPGPATDAAYAAVRDAMAALSLGLHDIQRIVLTHAHGGHAGLTARVQADSGARIFAHPGALPALVDPSAAAEQRAERALRAAGAAGMPAHLAAQSADGWRARLAAELAAEPLGVPPSACAALADGEPLDPRAGDPDGLLSWSAHHTGGHSTDHLVLVHAHRAMAITGDLIDRRRATLAEVVPTGPGGMRAPQLAQLVEAWRTLARRSVNLWLPGHGEPIRAPRILVARRLAESRLALQSARHALSAEPLTAWEVSSRLGMGDDPDDAGRALTVTIALLDWLVDRGHAARTVRDGAWRFVRTERRGPAR from the coding sequence GTGCTCGTCGATCCCGGTCCGGCGACGGATGCGGCCTACGCCGCCGTGCGCGACGCAATGGCCGCGCTGAGCTTGGGGCTCCACGACATCCAGCGCATCGTCCTTACGCACGCGCATGGGGGCCACGCCGGGTTGACGGCACGCGTTCAGGCCGACAGCGGCGCGCGCATCTTCGCCCATCCCGGCGCGCTTCCGGCACTCGTGGACCCGTCGGCGGCGGCCGAACAGCGCGCGGAGCGAGCACTCCGCGCGGCCGGAGCGGCCGGCATGCCGGCGCACTTGGCGGCGCAGTCGGCGGACGGATGGCGGGCGCGGCTGGCGGCCGAACTGGCCGCGGAACCGCTCGGCGTGCCCCCGTCGGCGTGCGCGGCGCTGGCCGACGGGGAGCCGCTCGACCCGCGCGCCGGCGACCCGGACGGCCTGCTGTCGTGGTCCGCCCACCACACCGGCGGCCACAGCACGGACCATCTCGTCCTCGTCCACGCGCATCGGGCGATGGCGATCACCGGCGACTTGATCGATCGGCGGCGGGCGACGCTCGCGGAGGTCGTGCCGACCGGGCCGGGCGGCATGCGTGCCCCGCAACTCGCCCAACTCGTGGAGGCGTGGCGCACCTTGGCCCGACGGTCGGTCAACCTCTGGCTTCCCGGCCACGGTGAGCCGATCCGCGCGCCGCGGATCCTCGTTGCCCGCCGCCTGGCCGAGTCGCGACTGGCGCTGCAATCCGCCCGGCATGCGCTATCGGCTGAGCCGCTGACTGCCTGGGAGGTCAGCTCTCGGCTCGGCATGGGCGACGACCCCGACGACGCCGGCCGCGCCCTGACCGTGACGATCGCCCTGCTTGACTGGCTGGTCGACCGCGGCCACGCCGCGCGGACGGTCCGCGACGGCGCCTGGCGCTTCGTGCGAACGGAACGGCGCGGGCCCGCGCGCTAG
- a CDS encoding dehydratase: MAFAGLSGDYNPLHTDDSYAATTPFGRRIAHGVLGLSIATGLAARMNIIDGTTLAFLGLDWKFRKPVFAGDTVFLEIDVLEARMARALGGGLVTFGIKLMNTSGDVVQRGRWEILLKSRALAAEAGSASDARPAAEVGSSAVAAAPD, encoded by the coding sequence ATGGCGTTCGCCGGACTCTCCGGCGACTACAACCCGCTCCACACCGACGACAGCTATGCCGCGACCACGCCGTTCGGGCGGCGCATCGCGCACGGCGTGCTCGGCCTGTCGATTGCCACCGGACTCGCCGCACGGATGAACATCATCGACGGCACGACGCTGGCCTTTCTCGGCCTCGACTGGAAGTTCCGCAAGCCGGTCTTCGCCGGCGACACCGTCTTCCTCGAGATCGACGTGCTCGAGGCCCGCATGGCCCGCGCGCTGGGCGGCGGGCTCGTGACGTTCGGCATCAAGCTCATGAACACGTCCGGCGACGTCGTGCAGCGCGGGCGCTGGGAGATCCTGTTGAAGAGCCGCGCCTTGGCCGCCGAAGCCGGCTCGGCTTCCGATGCTCGGCCGGCGGCCGAGGTCGGCTCGTCGGCGGTCGCAGCGGCGCCCGACTGA
- a CDS encoding c-type cytochrome: MTKQAMAGRNDMATRTGPRRAGAAAAVWMVSLAACTAPTAEHGVRRALPTVSTAGAPVPAFRADPTAGAQRYAEHCTACHGAVGAGDGPLAAGLQPPPPDWTTPDALQRRSPAVLFLAIRRGVLGSSMKRFDHLLDPPASWDVVFHVWQLPIEPEMARQGAVGYARDCAACHGVAGMPDAAARTPSLVRPEWVRLTRAQLVDLLARSHPEFGAPSAGGTDRASDAAAIAEHLWSFLTATPGATDPSAAVP; the protein is encoded by the coding sequence ATGACGAAACAGGCGATGGCGGGCCGCAACGACATGGCCACGCGAACCGGACCCCGCCGGGCAGGGGCAGCTGCGGCCGTCTGGATGGTGAGCCTCGCCGCGTGCACGGCTCCGACGGCTGAACATGGCGTTCGACGGGCGCTGCCAACCGTGTCGACGGCCGGTGCGCCCGTGCCGGCGTTCAGGGCGGATCCGACCGCCGGCGCTCAGCGTTACGCCGAGCACTGCACGGCCTGCCACGGCGCCGTCGGCGCCGGCGACGGCCCGCTGGCCGCCGGACTTCAACCACCGCCGCCGGACTGGACGACGCCCGACGCGCTGCAGCGCCGATCGCCGGCCGTCCTGTTCCTGGCGATTCGCCGCGGCGTGCTCGGGTCGTCGATGAAACGATTCGACCACCTCCTCGATCCGCCGGCTTCGTGGGATGTCGTGTTTCACGTGTGGCAACTGCCGATCGAACCGGAAATGGCGCGCCAGGGCGCAGTCGGCTATGCGCGCGATTGCGCGGCGTGCCACGGGGTGGCGGGAATGCCGGATGCGGCCGCCCGGACGCCATCGCTCGTTCGGCCCGAATGGGTTCGACTGACGCGGGCGCAGCTCGTCGATCTGCTGGCGCGCAGCCACCCCGAGTTCGGCGCACCGTCCGCAGGTGGCACCGATCGAGCATCGGATGCCGCTGCGATCGCCGAGCACCTCTGGTCGTTCCTCACGGCGACGCCGGGGGCAACCGATCCATCGGCGGCCGTTCCGTGA